A window of Rhizobium sp. CC-YZS058 genomic DNA:
ATTTCTCAACCAGCATCGCAAGCGCTGTCGAACGAATACATCCGCCGTCGCCCGAAGAGATCGTGCTCAAGCAGATCCAGCGTAACGAGGGCCAGCTCACGTCGCGTGTGACCCGCTGGTCGAAAGAGATAAGGGTGCTGCAGGACGCAGAACGCATTCGAATCGGCGATCTTGTCGCGGAGCGCAACAAGCTCCTGCGCGAGGAAACCATGCCGCTGGTCGAACAAACCGCTACTGGTAGGTTGTCTTTGACTGCGGCATCCAGAGCTGTCCTCGAGGCCAAGCATAGGATCGATGGCGAGAACGAGCTGCTGTTCCAGAACTACATCCTTGCGCTGGAGAACCTCAAGGACAGCATCGATATACAGGCGATCGCCATCTTGGGAGGCGACGAAACCAGCGAGCTGCGCAGCACCGTCGATCGACTGAACGGGCTGGCGCAACTGGGCATAACCGTGGAGTTCCTCGACCATGAGCTCCATTCCCATGACGCACTTATCGACGACGGTATCCAAAGACTCAGGAAGAAGCTTGGCGAGGATAAAGACCTCGAACAGTTGGCTACCGGTTACGCCGGTCTCAAGCAGATACTCGATTTCCTGGGCCCATTGCGCATGGCTGGGCGCCCGCAGCCCCGCGACCTTAGCGGCGACTACATCTACCAATACGTATCACAGTTCTTCGGTCGGATGATTGCGGCCAGCGGCATTGCATTCGTTGCTACCCCTGCATTCCGACGCTTCAGTGTTTTCGATCAGCCCTCACGATTGCTGCCGGTCTTCGTGAATCTCGTAAACAACAGCATCTATTGGCTGATTAACGGACGCGTTGAGGATCCAGAGATTATGCTCGATGTCCGCGATGGCGAGGTGATCGTAGCCGACAATGGTCCCGGCGTAGACGAGATAGACCTCAGAAGGCTGTTCTCTTTGTTCTTCACCAGGAAAATCGAGGGCGGGCGCGGTGTGGGCCTTTATTTATCCCAGGCCAATCTCGCCGCCGCAGGACACACGATCCGTTACGTACAAGACGAGGACAGGAAGATCCTGTCTGGCGCGAACTTCGCAATGAGGTTCCGGGGGGCGAACATCGATGACTGAGTTGGCAGGGGCGCCAGCGGGGGAACCCAAGGCTACGTTTTCGGATCTGGTCAAGCAGGCGTTTATAGACCCAATTAGGTCGGTACTTATCATCGACGACCAGTATCCCACATGGGAGCAAATTTTCAGTGATGAAGGCTACGATGCCTCCGACAGGAACCGGTGGGCGCCCAAGAGCAAGATCCTGAAGGTGGTGACACAATTCCGAAAGATGTCGCCAGCGCTGACGGTGGACATCCATGACGGCCGGCACAACGAGGAGATCGGCAGCTATCTGCACCAGTCGGACCTTCTGGTGCTTGACTATCAGCTTGAGAAAAACGAGCCGCATGGCATCCGTGCGACGGAGATTATTGCCGATCTGCTCAAGAACAATCACTTCAATCTAGTGATGATCCACACCGCGATCGGCGATCTGGTCGATCCGTTCAACACCGTCTTGATGTCGCTTCTAACGCCATTGAGCATCTCGGATGCCAGGGCGGAAGAGGGCCAAGAATTGATCGGAGCGTTGGAGGACAGCGGGAACGAGCGTTTTGTTAACGTTCTCGAGGATTTGGAGAACGCCCTGAGCGCGACCGCTTATATCGCGCTCCAGCGTCATGTGCTGAATGGAGGCAAGCCAGTCGAGTTCCTGAAGTCTTCTGTGGAGTTGGCGAGGTATCGTGCCATCGCCGACGAAGCCGGTTGGAACGTCAATGACCGCCTCAGAGTGATGGATTGGGGGATGTCATTACATAACAAGAAGGTAGCTTCCCACGAAGCATCCCCAAGGGATTTACGGTGGAGTGTTCCAGGGAACCGTCGTAAGGCATGGATTCGCACCAACGGCGGCTTCATTGCCTTTGCCGACAAGAAGAACACCGAGCTGCTGAAGATCCTCCAGGCTGCGATAGAGGATTGGCGTCCGTCTCCATCAAGACTTATGTCCTCCCGCATTCGTGCGGAGATTAGCAAGCAGGGCGCCGGCGCCGAGGACAGTGCTCTGAGCGACAAGCATGCCTATTGGCAATACTACCAAGAACTGCGCGGCGCGCCCTTGGATGCCTCGCCACTTGCGCGAAAGAATCGTCGTAAGACTTTGCTTGAGAGCCATACTGCGCGCCACACCGAACGCCTTCTCGATCTGATCGGCAAGAAGGCGGTCGAGTTCGGTTTAAAAGTGCTTGAAACGGATCCAAGCGAGGCTAATCCAAAGACCGCAGGTTTCTCCAGGCACTACGCCATCAATACTTCGGTAAAGGCGGAGCGCGATAAAGCGCGTTCGCATTACAATGCGCATATATCGACCAAGCAGCTCTCAGGCTGGCACCTTCATCCTGGACACATTTTCAGGACTGATCAGGAGATGTGGGTATGCCTATCGCCATCATGCGACTTGGTGCCGATGCAAAAGACCTCAGTCGCCGTTAGGGATTCTAGTGCAGCATCCGTAAAGCCGTTTGTGGCGGTCCGGCTCACCGAGAAAGCGACGTATTCTGGCTCCGAAGTGAACTCAAACACGTTGATCTTCCTCAAAGAGGGAGATGCTATCAAGACGTATACTGTCTATCCGAGGGGCGGCGAGTTCGGTTCGCCCGTGTGGCGACTCTTCATGGCCGCGGATTACGGCAAGTTCGAGATTGGGGAAGACCGGACTGCCGAGCTTAACCTCAGCTACCTTTCCGGCAAGGGCCAGAAGATGCAGGTCGTACAGATAAAAGCCCGACTGTTTGGCCAGTTGAGATATGAGTACGCTTTGAATTTGATTCAGAAGTTGGGTGTCGAGTTCACTAGGATCGGTCTCGACTTCTCTGCACCAACTGAATGATGTTCGCCGACGAACCTTCAAGCAGAGACGAAATGCCGCTTCGTA
This region includes:
- a CDS encoding response regulator receiver domain, with protein sequence MTELAGAPAGEPKATFSDLVKQAFIDPIRSVLIIDDQYPTWEQIFSDEGYDASDRNRWAPKSKILKVVTQFRKMSPALTVDIHDGRHNEEIGSYLHQSDLLVLDYQLEKNEPHGIRATEIIADLLKNNHFNLVMIHTAIGDLVDPFNTVLMSLLTPLSISDARAEEGQELIGALEDSGNERFVNVLEDLENALSATAYIALQRHVLNGGKPVEFLKSSVELARYRAIADEAGWNVNDRLRVMDWGMSLHNKKVASHEASPRDLRWSVPGNRRKAWIRTNGGFIAFADKKNTELLKILQAAIEDWRPSPSRLMSSRIRAEISKQGAGAEDSALSDKHAYWQYYQELRGAPLDASPLARKNRRKTLLESHTARHTERLLDLIGKKAVEFGLKVLETDPSEANPKTAGFSRHYAINTSVKAERDKARSHYNAHISTKQLSGWHLHPGHIFRTDQEMWVCLSPSCDLVPMQKTSVAVRDSSAASVKPFVAVRLTEKATYSGSEVNSNTLIFLKEGDAIKTYTVYPRGGEFGSPVWRLFMAADYGKFEIGEDRTAELNLSYLSGKGQKMQVVQIKARLFGQLRYEYALNLIQKLGVEFTRIGLDFSAPTE